The Thermodesulfobacteriota bacterium genome window below encodes:
- a CDS encoding GxxExxY protein: protein MTENEIAKEIVDAAYKVHTTLGPGLLESVYETVLAYELEKRDLKVVRQQSLPVIYESIKFEEGFRTDIIVENKVIIELKSVETTAPVHKKQLLTYLRLSGLKLGLLINFGSHLIKDGITRIINGDLNN, encoded by the coding sequence ATGACTGAAAACGAAATAGCTAAGGAGATTGTTGATGCTGCCTATAAGGTACACACAACTCTTGGACCCGGATTGCTGGAATCGGTTTATGAGACTGTTTTGGCGTATGAATTGGAAAAGAGAGATCTAAAAGTGGTTCGTCAACAATCATTGCCAGTCATTTATGAGTCAATAAAATTTGAAGAAGGATTTAGAACAGATATAATTGTTGAAAATAAAGTCATCATTGAACTAAAATCGGTTGAAACAACAGCCCCGGTACACAAGAAACAATTACTAACATATTTAAGACTTTCCGGCTTAAAGTTAGGACTTTTAATCAATTTTGGGTCTCACCTGATCAAAGATGGCATTACAAGGATTATTAACGGTGATCTAAATAATTAA
- a CDS encoding SDR family oxidoreductase yields MRILILGGDGMLGHQLFKHLKTNHDVRVTLRQDLAAYQKFKLFNTEDTYTGIDVRSPIKLAGVITDFHPEVVVNAIGIVKQLPEASQSIPSIEINALFPHRLALLCKDISARMIHLSTDCVFSGNKGNYNESDTYDPDDLYGRTKFLGEVTEKHCLTLRTSMIGSELSRKKNLLEWFLAQRNTVQGYKKVIFSGFTTLELSRVIENMILNYPEANGVYHVSSEPISKFDLLCLIKKGLKLPVEIIPDESFICDRSLDSTKFRREFDYHPPSWEEMVSELCEDLA; encoded by the coding sequence ATGCGTATTTTAATTCTCGGCGGTGACGGCATGCTGGGTCACCAGCTTTTCAAACACTTAAAGACGAATCATGATGTTCGGGTGACGCTACGTCAGGATCTGGCTGCATATCAAAAGTTCAAACTGTTTAATACTGAAGATACCTATACCGGCATCGATGTTCGGTCTCCCATCAAGCTTGCAGGGGTAATCACCGATTTTCATCCTGAGGTGGTGGTCAATGCCATCGGTATCGTTAAACAATTACCGGAAGCCAGTCAGAGCATCCCCAGCATTGAAATAAATGCCCTGTTTCCCCATCGACTGGCACTCTTGTGTAAAGATATCAGCGCTAGGATGATTCATTTGAGTACCGATTGTGTTTTTTCCGGAAATAAAGGAAACTATAACGAATCAGATACATACGATCCGGATGATTTGTACGGCCGAACCAAGTTTCTGGGTGAAGTAACCGAAAAACATTGCCTGACGTTGCGAACATCAATGATCGGATCAGAGCTTTCTCGCAAGAAAAACCTGCTGGAATGGTTCCTGGCTCAAAGAAACACCGTACAGGGTTATAAAAAGGTTATTTTTTCAGGCTTTACCACATTGGAATTAAGCCGGGTGATAGAAAATATGATTTTAAATTACCCCGAAGCAAACGGTGTGTACCATGTTTCCAGCGAACCGATCAGCAAGTTTGATCTGTTATGCCTGATTAAAAAAGGGTTAAAGCTGCCCGTTGAAATCATTCCGGATGAATCTTTTATTTGTGATCGAAGTCTTGATTCCACCAAATTTCGCCGGGAATTTGATTATCATCCTCCAAGCTGGGAAGAAATGGTAAGTGAACTGTGTGAGGATTTAGCATAG